GTTGGTCTATTctgtaattataaaaaaaaatatttgtgtttacgTGCCTCAACTGCTTCCGTTTGCAAGACAATGTTatcaaagaaaaggaaatggcTTATATCATGTTTTAGAAAATATACCGAGCATCCAAAtgaacattttagttttgaATGGAGTGAAAGGAAAAGCGAGTGTTTATTCTCGATCtgtagtaataatgttaattggTAGAATGCCACAAGATTGTGGTTactaaatattaatatgtacatacattttgcatttgtttcatGATGGAGGATATGTTTCATTTGGTGAATATGAAGGGTTTAATAAGCTGAAAGCTGACACCAAATAAATCACTTTGTGTATACTTTTGTCTACTCTGTCATGTGTCTCAACCATTTTGTACACTAGAATGTCTCTCAGATGGATTTAGTTCTTAGAGGAAACTATATCTGCTTTaaatcattacattattatacagtgtacacaataaaagcaaataacGCTTTGTCAGAAATGAGTTGATGCAACTCTGTTGTCATTgtgaggctgtagtttgtggtgttatattgcattataatgGCTGATGGGAATTTCATCATGTGTAAACTATTATTAGCAATAGAATAGTTCAGGGAAGGATGCAATGACAGGAACACATGAGCAATGTGATGTAATACAAGAGGGTTACTCAACATGCTTGGCCCATAAAAATcataaatatcaataaaacataaaaaagtcataatatagtatgcCATAGAAATGtcataacaaattaaatatatagtaAGAAATGTCATACAAAATGTCGTAGTATAGCATGCCATAAAAAAGTCTTCTAACAACTTCAGTTATTGGATCAgtgttgctgtgtttctctATGATTCTTACTCCTTCCTTGGACACCTGCCCTCAAAATGTACCAAAGTATGTCATAACAAATGTTGTGAAGaatgtcatagtatattatgcaattaaaaagaaacataatacACTGTAGAATGTCATAACAAATGTCAGAGAATAGTATGCCCTAAAAATTGCATGACATGTTTTAGTTGCAGTAAAGTATCACATAAAACAGTTGCATCAAACTACACAGGCCTGTCTGTTCCTGTGTCCACCCTCTCTGCATCCGCATTATGGAAACAGCTAACATGTACTTAAAAATAAGTTCAAATTGAAATATATCAAAAGTGCGCCATAACCATCCTCTAAGAGTCGTCCTCCAGCTAATGAACAGACAACTTCCTCCTTTATAGAGCAAGGCGGGGCCTCTAATCCTCTAAAAAGACTGGAAATCTGTCAAAAAGAGCTGAGCCTCAGTGAGCTTTGCACTGAAGATGAAGTTTTCCTTtgtcttgtttcttttattaGGTATGGTTACAAATGGCCACTTTTGACAATTTTCTGTTGTCCATTGTTTGCAATGACATATCaatgagaaatgtttgttttgcagacgTCCCTCATCTAAAAGGGCAGCAGAGGATCGAGGAGTTTGACCAAGTTCTGCTGGGATTCGCCTTCCCTTCATTTTACAATAGTTACAACAAGTCCTGCTGTAAACTATATCCAGGAGGATGTTACAAGCTGCTGGACAGTGCAGGATTTACCTGTGATTTACTGAAAGGAAGAGTTACGACAACTGAGAAAGACGGCTGGATAGAATTCAAAATATGGAACGTGCGGTTTGTGGACGGAGGCTATTACAGATGTATTGTGCTGGGAACTCAAAGCCTCATCTACAGTGATTACTATGTCGAGGTGTCTGGTAAGCAGTCTTATAATCTGATGTTATAAATGTGAATGTTGCCATAGCCTCTAGTGTGTACGATAACGCTTGGGCCAAAACTTCATTATTGCAGCTTCACaagataaatgtttatttgcaaaataatatttttagtGGCTGGTTTGTTCCCTGGTAAAGTTGGGAAACAATTGTAAAGGCTTCTTCGGCCCATAAACTCTGGAAGTTTACTTGATATTTCTGTATTGTGCAGAGGTTTCAGATCACCACAGCCGGTCTCAGCCTTCACTGACAACAGCTGTAAAAGTCCCCAAGACCTCCACAACACGCCCAGACTCCACCGGGCCTGCTCTGGCACAGGACCACAGTGACCGTCTCAGGTATTCACTCTGCAGATTACTCATTTTCTGATACTCGCCGGCCAAACACTGCTGTCTGACTGAAGATGAAATATAATTGTTCCTCTCCAGAGTTCCCTGGAGTTTTGGCCTGCCACTAGCTGTCATTGTGTCCATTACAGCGATGATTTTGATCACTTCAGTTATTGGTGTTGTTTGCTGCAGAGTCAAGGCAAAACGTAAAAAGCCTGGTGAGCATTTTTCTGAAATTGATGGTCACAAAGATTGTAGTGTATGAAAGAAGCATATTGTGCATTGTTTTCATGTGATTTGATTTTTCTTTGTAGACAAATATGgagaaactgtgtgtgagtCACTGAAACAAGAGGGCCCGGTAAGTGCTAAACAGGGAACATGTAGCGTCTGTGAGTCATTGTCACTGGTTTCAAAAGCAGATTGAATGTTTATGCTGTTTATACAACACTGTCTTTTGACCATGTGTGTCTCCCCCAGGAAATGAGTGGCATAGTCTACACAACATTAGACTTCAGAGCTCACCAGAAACCTACAGAGGTGTATGCAAACCTGAGGATGCCCAAAACACAAGCGGGAGCCCCTGACTCAACCTGGAGCGAAGAGCATGACGGGGTGGTGGAGTACTCCACACTGGCAATCCACCAGTGAATACCTGTGAAAGTTTAGTTAGTTTCTGATTTTAATGGGACCAATGTGATTTGTTGCACCACTGTATTTCTAAAGGGAACTCCATTGACATTCACCAGGCAGACAGGatcaacaaaaacatgttgcttTATGGGAGATGTAGGAGCCAGCATTTCTTTAGCTTGACCAATATACGGGGGCTAACAATCTTCATCATCTGCTGCTTTGGTTTCAAGTATTCTTTTGTCTGTTGCAAGTCCTCTAACTTTATggaaatacaatattaaatgttcaatgtgttgGTTTTAGGGGGCTCTACTgtcagaaatggaatataatattaattattatgtttttattagtgtATTATAACTatgaattgttgtgttttcgtGAGCTTAGAATGAGAACTTCACATCTACATAGGGAGCCGGTCCCACATGTTGCATGGCCATGACAAGTAGCCAAGAATGGACAAACCAAAATCAGGCTCCCTGAAGGCCCCTGTCGTTCTCCGACATGTTAGGAAAGGGAAGGGTGAGCGGAAGGGTATTTAATTGGTTGCAATTTGCAACCTCACCTCTAGGTGTCGCTAAATCCAACACACTGTTGACCTTTAAATCACTGAACGACCCCTTTAGGTGTAGAGTATTTAGCATGTGTTGTTTGTGAAAACGATAAATGGCATAAAGATGAAATGATTGTGCATTAAAGAAATGAACATAGTCTGGTAAAGTTCTGATGTTACCATGTTTGCTTCCATGTGGTTTTCTCTTAGTCCTGTCA
This window of the Cottoperca gobio chromosome 7, fCotGob3.1, whole genome shotgun sequence genome carries:
- the LOC115011000 gene encoding uncharacterized protein LOC115011000 — encoded protein: MRNVCFADVPHLKGQQRIEEFDQVLLGFAFPSFYNSYNKSCCKLYPGGCYKLLDSAGFTCDLLKGRVTTTEKDGWIEFKIWNVRFVDGGYYRCIVLGTQSLIYSDYYVEVSEVSDHHSRSQPSLTTAVKVPKTSTTRPDSTGPALAQDHSDRLRVPWSFGLPLAVIVSITAMILITSVIGVVCCRVKAKRKKPDKYGETVCESLKQEGPEMSGIVYTTLDFRAHQKPTEVYANLRMPKTQAGAPDSTWSEEHDGVVEYSTLAIHQ